The following proteins are encoded in a genomic region of Acidobacteriota bacterium:
- a CDS encoding ankyrin repeat domain-containing protein, whose product MTALENCESRSAEEQIYGYDNQGPKQRCYMSGDFALPRCVPGYHSISVGVCSRNCPPGFQDVGEGCLDNQRYGRTPKAAPEPPAPDLTGWTVCASEGGRCQFEGTAEVRYGVGNKWNIQTVTNGVDCNNTVFGDPASGLAKQCLLSPNITPNAPPDVNTRDANGNNDLHLAVGRNDIPAINDLLNRGIDVNALNSANETPVTLAVEFDNTPALLAMLAKGGDMNAALHRIASRNREGMLRAVAGNFPIRMTNEMFDLAISSGAIGVALMSLKYGVDPNRAMGHGIYSRNMQMIDAALAAGANPDTALIFAIENRMPDLISRSLVQYKATPQVAMDLAIPINDAQTLALALDRGANPTIGLPVAVKASNAAMVENLLARGADANSGLMPAVESGNDQIIDMLLARGANPNPAMWFAVERQKISLVRRLLAAKAIPTDQLILGLAGRIGNMEVINVLIEAGGYPTSIIGGAIEERNYDLTKYLLDKGADAKFGEFIETAVLVGDVRIVNLLLERGADPTKGMLVAVQSGREQILQLLVDNKADVSSPVLITLAAKKGNLGIVSMLLKAGADPENGMSAAVFGGFADILEMLIEKGADAKKPEYILHAVKMGNRPLASQLFLHGAPKKVIDETGQPLIIIAALRWDTLLVQLLLKNGVDPNAKNRAGDTALHIVANDEASKGYPKFEKMKNARLPMVQALVDGGADVNATNAKGETVRKSLGGGDGDVKKILDAAGAVNKIGTN is encoded by the coding sequence ATGACCGCGCTCGAGAATTGTGAAAGCCGGAGCGCAGAAGAACAGATCTATGGATACGACAACCAGGGACCGAAACAAAGGTGCTATATGTCCGGCGATTTTGCCCTCCCAAGATGCGTACCTGGTTACCACTCGATTAGCGTTGGGGTTTGCTCCCGCAACTGTCCGCCGGGATTCCAGGATGTTGGAGAAGGCTGTCTCGACAACCAACGATACGGGCGAACCCCGAAAGCCGCTCCCGAACCACCGGCTCCCGATCTTACCGGCTGGACGGTGTGTGCCTCGGAAGGAGGCAGATGCCAATTTGAAGGTACTGCCGAAGTGCGATACGGAGTCGGGAACAAATGGAACATTCAGACAGTCACTAACGGCGTCGATTGCAACAACACCGTTTTCGGCGACCCCGCCTCCGGCCTTGCCAAACAGTGCCTGCTGTCACCCAATATAACGCCAAACGCGCCGCCGGATGTTAATACCCGCGACGCCAACGGGAACAACGACCTGCATCTCGCGGTGGGGCGAAATGACATTCCGGCGATCAACGATCTTCTCAATCGAGGGATCGACGTCAACGCACTAAATAGTGCCAACGAGACGCCGGTAACGCTCGCGGTCGAGTTTGATAACACACCTGCATTACTGGCAATGCTTGCGAAGGGCGGCGACATGAATGCAGCACTTCACCGAATTGCCTCTCGGAATAGAGAAGGAATGTTGAGGGCCGTTGCAGGAAATTTCCCGATCCGAATGACCAACGAGATGTTTGATCTGGCGATATCTTCTGGGGCCATCGGGGTCGCGTTGATGTCTTTGAAATATGGCGTTGATCCAAATCGTGCAATGGGCCACGGGATCTATTCCAGAAATATGCAGATGATCGATGCGGCTCTTGCTGCCGGTGCCAATCCCGATACGGCACTTATTTTTGCTATCGAGAATCGAATGCCGGATCTGATTTCGAGATCACTTGTCCAATACAAGGCAACTCCGCAAGTGGCCATGGATCTGGCGATCCCTATTAACGATGCTCAGACATTGGCCCTCGCTCTCGACCGCGGGGCGAACCCGACCATCGGGCTGCCCGTGGCGGTCAAAGCTAGCAACGCCGCAATGGTCGAAAATTTACTGGCCAGAGGCGCGGATGCAAATTCGGGTCTGATGCCTGCCGTTGAGAGCGGCAACGATCAGATCATTGACATGTTGCTCGCCCGAGGTGCAAACCCCAACCCTGCGATGTGGTTCGCTGTCGAGCGGCAAAAGATCTCGCTCGTAAGGCGTCTGCTGGCTGCCAAGGCCATTCCCACGGACCAATTGATCTTAGGACTTGCGGGTAGAATCGGTAACATGGAGGTCATAAATGTGCTTATCGAGGCCGGCGGGTACCCCACCTCGATAATTGGTGGAGCCATCGAGGAGCGTAACTATGATCTCACCAAATACCTTTTGGATAAGGGTGCGGACGCTAAGTTCGGTGAGTTCATTGAAACGGCCGTTTTAGTTGGCGACGTTCGAATAGTGAACCTGTTACTCGAAAGAGGGGCCGATCCGACAAAGGGAATGTTGGTAGCCGTTCAGAGTGGTAGGGAGCAGATCCTGCAGCTTTTGGTAGATAATAAGGCCGACGTTTCTTCCCCGGTACTTATTACACTTGCCGCTAAGAAAGGTAATCTCGGGATCGTGTCGATGCTTCTAAAAGCCGGCGCAGATCCAGAGAACGGAATGAGTGCAGCCGTGTTTGGTGGGTTTGCAGATATTCTCGAAATGTTGATCGAGAAAGGGGCCGATGCTAAGAAGCCGGAGTACATTCTCCATGCGGTTAAAATGGGTAATAGACCTCTTGCGAGCCAGTTGTTTTTGCACGGAGCCCCCAAAAAGGTCATTGACGAAACCGGTCAACCATTGATCATCATTGCGGCGCTCCGTTGGGACACACTTCTGGTTCAACTCCTTCTCAAAAACGGAGTGGATCCGAACGCCAAGAACCGTGCGGGAGACACGGCACTTCACATCGTCGCAAACGACGAGGCGAGCAAGGGTTATCCGAAATTCGAGAAAATGAAAAACGCGCGCTTGCCAATGGTGCAGGCCCTTGTCGATGGAGGTGCCGACGTTAACGCGACTAACGCAAAAGGCGAAACAGTCCGAAAATCGCTCGGCGGCGGCGACGGCGATGTCAAAAAGATCCTCGATGCCGCGGGTGCCGTCAATAAGATCGGGACAAATTAA
- a CDS encoding ATP-binding cassette domain-containing protein: MSEQDVTLRVENVTKRFGEFTAVEGLSFDVRAGRVFGFLGPNGAGKTTTIRMIVGITAPDEGKIELFGQKMGPSLQDKIGYLPEERGLYKKMKIVDQLRYFAALKDVSGAEADKRIDFWLERMNLSEWKSKKTTDLSKGMQQKIQFISTVLHDPDLLILDEPFSGLDPVNVEFMIDVLAEFKKKDKTVIFSTHLMETAERLCNDIILINRSKKVIGGSLREIKESYGHNRIALRATGGDTVLNDKTLVAKVIEHADEKDIELTDGADPQKLLANLIAAGAVISKFEQVEPSLNDIFIEQVGGIE, translated from the coding sequence ATGAGTGAGCAAGATGTGACATTGCGGGTTGAGAATGTGACCAAACGCTTCGGCGAATTTACGGCGGTCGAAGGGCTGAGCTTTGACGTGCGTGCCGGGCGTGTTTTCGGCTTTCTCGGGCCAAATGGTGCCGGCAAGACGACCACTATCCGCATGATCGTGGGCATAACGGCCCCGGACGAAGGCAAGATCGAGCTGTTCGGCCAAAAAATGGGCCCGTCTTTGCAGGATAAGATCGGCTATCTGCCCGAGGAACGCGGTCTGTACAAGAAGATGAAGATCGTCGATCAGCTCCGCTATTTCGCGGCATTGAAAGACGTCTCAGGTGCCGAGGCCGACAAACGGATCGATTTTTGGCTCGAACGGATGAACCTTTCGGAGTGGAAATCCAAGAAGACCACCGACCTTTCCAAGGGAATGCAGCAGAAGATACAGTTCATCTCGACCGTCCTGCACGACCCCGATCTGCTTATCCTCGACGAGCCGTTTTCGGGCCTTGATCCTGTAAATGTTGAGTTTATGATCGATGTTCTCGCGGAATTCAAGAAGAAAGACAAGACCGTCATCTTCTCGACGCACCTCATGGAAACCGCCGAACGCCTCTGCAACGACATCATCCTGATAAACAGATCGAAAAAGGTCATCGGCGGCAGTCTGCGTGAGATAAAGGAAAGCTACGGCCACAACCGCATCGCCTTGCGTGCAACGGGCGGCGATACGGTGCTGAACGACAAGACCTTGGTCGCAAAGGTGATCGAGCATGCAGATGAAAAGGATATAGAACTCACGGACGGGGCCGACCCGCAAAAGCTGCTCGCGAATCTGATCGCAGCGGGAGCCGTCATCTCCAAATTCGAGCAGGTCGAGCCGAGCTTGAATGACATCTTTATTGAACAGGTCGGTGGGATCGAATAA
- a CDS encoding ABC transporter permease, whose product MRKFLAVVKHEYKKIVYKWTFLLGTLLFPLIGIGFAVVPAIIFSIKGEATRIVVIDQSNKIAPRLKENLSAESIQAKARQAAKDQMGDLNPTQEEKMKRGADQLASAFVFIDYDSTGRSVDQMRQELNKKAAADEIDAYLIIPANIDEKQAAFEFRSRKAGDFVANETLKDALNQAVRSQRLADASINEALLKGLSQNVAFEAKAISEKGEEKDSDMLFIASLVIGMMIYIALTIYGQVIMGAVIEEKETRIAEILFSSARPFELMLGKLVGVGLAGLTQISIWVFSLAAMLGFLIAQGGASEVLGSLPNISPLMILLFLLYFIVGYFIYASIFALIGSMVTTAQEGSQFAFPPIMIMLIGFYFCFAVIRDPNSDLSFWVSIAPLFAPLTMPVRILAEMPPFWQIALSIGLNVLTIAFLVWLASRVYRIGMLMYGKRATIPEVWKWIRQA is encoded by the coding sequence ATGAGAAAATTCCTCGCAGTTGTAAAACACGAATACAAAAAGATCGTCTACAAATGGACGTTTCTGCTTGGCACACTGTTGTTTCCGTTGATCGGGATCGGGTTTGCGGTAGTGCCGGCGATCATTTTTTCGATCAAGGGCGAGGCGACGCGGATCGTGGTCATTGACCAGTCGAATAAGATCGCTCCGCGGCTGAAAGAGAATCTATCGGCCGAGAGCATCCAGGCAAAGGCTCGTCAGGCAGCGAAAGATCAGATGGGCGACCTCAACCCCACGCAAGAGGAAAAGATGAAACGCGGGGCCGATCAGCTCGCATCCGCATTTGTCTTCATCGATTACGACAGCACCGGCAGATCGGTGGACCAAATGCGTCAGGAATTGAACAAAAAGGCCGCAGCCGACGAGATCGACGCCTATTTGATCATACCTGCCAATATTGACGAAAAGCAGGCGGCGTTTGAGTTTCGTTCGCGCAAGGCGGGCGATTTTGTTGCAAACGAAACGCTTAAGGATGCTCTCAACCAGGCCGTTAGGTCGCAGCGGTTGGCAGATGCCAGTATCAACGAAGCATTGCTGAAAGGCCTAAGTCAGAATGTCGCGTTCGAGGCCAAAGCGATCAGCGAAAAGGGCGAAGAGAAAGACAGCGATATGCTCTTCATCGCGTCCCTGGTGATCGGAATGATGATCTACATCGCCCTCACGATCTACGGCCAGGTCATAATGGGAGCGGTCATCGAGGAAAAGGAAACTCGTATTGCCGAGATCCTGTTCTCGTCCGCGAGGCCGTTCGAACTGATGCTCGGCAAACTTGTCGGGGTTGGTTTGGCGGGATTGACGCAGATCAGTATATGGGTCTTTTCACTCGCGGCGATGTTAGGATTTCTGATCGCTCAGGGCGGAGCCAGCGAAGTTTTGGGTTCGCTGCCGAATATTTCGCCGCTGATGATCCTGCTCTTTTTGCTGTATTTTATCGTCGGATACTTCATTTACGCGTCGATCTTTGCTCTGATCGGTTCGATGGTCACGACCGCACAAGAAGGCAGCCAATTTGCATTTCCACCGATCATGATAATGCTTATCGGCTTTTATTTTTGCTTTGCCGTGATCCGCGATCCCAATTCGGACCTCTCGTTTTGGGTCTCGATCGCACCGCTATTTGCTCCGCTGACGATGCCCGTGCGGATCTTGGCCGAGATGCCGCCGTTCTGGCAGATCGCTCTCTCGATCGGGCTCAATGTGCTGACCATCGCTTTCCTCGTCTGGTTGGCGTCGCGTGTTTACCGCATCGGAATGCTAATG